From Chryseobacterium sp. H1D6B, a single genomic window includes:
- a CDS encoding NADP-dependent malic enzyme, producing the protein MSNKTHRDEKNFSQAALDYHKAEPKGKIEVIPSKPHSSQRDLSLAYSPGVAVPCMEIYEKPETVYDYTGKGNLVAVISNGTAVLGLGDIGAEASKPVMEGKGLLFKIFADINVFDIEINEKDPDKFIQIVKGIAPTFGGINLEDIKAPEAFYIEQKLKEELDIPLMHDDQHGTAIISAAALINALQIAGKKIEEVKMVVNGAGAAAIACTNLYVSLGLNKANVLMCDSKGVINSRRENLTFEKLDFVVDTPIDTLEDAVKGSDVFIGLSKGDVMTPEMLSSMAENPIVFALANPDPEIAYDLAFETRKDVIMATGRSDYPNQVNNVLGFPYIFRGALDVQARGINEEMKLAAVHAIANLAKEPVPEAVILAYNLQNLQFGRDYFIPKPFDNRLITKVSSAVAKAAIESGIAGKTIPDFEEYENQLLDRMGRDEKLVRMMQSRARSNPKRITLGNAEEYNVLKAAQILYEEGIAFPSLLGDKKYIKEQMERYGMNLDIPIIDPSDDDQKENRKKYRETLWKLRQRKGMNEYKAKRYVRQRDYFGPLMLRHGDTDGLIVGFSKNYTSVLRPVLEIIEKDKGVDKVAAMMMILSEKKPIFFADTSINQNPTAEDLVNIAKMAEITVKSFAIEPRIAMLGFENFAAISDTSKKVAKAVSILHEKFPKMVVDGEIQPDFAMNADHLSDYPFSKLGTTPANTFIFPNLESANLSYKIIRGMKVAQVIGPILMGLKQPVHVLQMRSSVDEIVNLATVAVLDAQRRESNKK; encoded by the coding sequence ATGTCAAATAAAACTCACCGCGACGAAAAGAACTTTAGCCAGGCCGCGTTAGATTATCATAAAGCTGAACCGAAAGGTAAAATTGAAGTTATCCCTTCAAAACCGCATTCTTCTCAAAGAGATCTGTCTTTGGCGTATTCTCCGGGAGTTGCTGTTCCCTGCATGGAAATTTATGAAAAACCTGAAACCGTTTATGACTATACAGGAAAAGGAAACCTGGTCGCTGTAATTTCTAACGGAACTGCGGTTCTTGGATTAGGGGATATTGGAGCTGAAGCTTCAAAACCTGTCATGGAAGGGAAGGGGCTCTTATTTAAAATTTTCGCAGATATCAATGTTTTTGATATTGAGATTAATGAAAAAGATCCAGATAAATTTATTCAGATCGTAAAAGGAATTGCTCCTACTTTTGGAGGGATCAACCTTGAAGATATAAAAGCGCCCGAAGCATTTTACATTGAGCAGAAACTAAAAGAAGAATTAGATATTCCGCTCATGCATGATGACCAGCACGGAACAGCTATCATTTCTGCGGCAGCCCTTATCAACGCCCTTCAGATTGCAGGAAAAAAGATTGAGGAAGTAAAAATGGTAGTGAATGGAGCAGGAGCAGCGGCTATTGCCTGTACCAATTTATATGTTTCGCTTGGCCTTAACAAAGCAAATGTCTTAATGTGTGACAGTAAAGGGGTGATCAACAGCCGAAGAGAAAACCTTACTTTCGAAAAATTAGATTTCGTTGTAGATACTCCTATTGATACTTTAGAAGATGCTGTAAAAGGGTCAGATGTTTTCATCGGCTTGTCTAAAGGAGATGTAATGACGCCTGAAATGCTGAGCAGCATGGCTGAAAATCCTATCGTTTTTGCATTAGCAAATCCAGATCCTGAAATTGCTTATGACTTAGCTTTTGAAACCCGTAAAGACGTTATCATGGCTACGGGAAGAAGTGATTATCCTAACCAGGTGAATAACGTATTAGGTTTCCCATATATTTTCCGTGGAGCATTAGATGTTCAGGCAAGAGGAATTAATGAAGAAATGAAACTGGCGGCGGTTCATGCGATTGCAAATCTAGCTAAAGAACCAGTTCCGGAAGCTGTAATTCTGGCTTACAATCTTCAGAACCTTCAGTTTGGAAGAGACTATTTTATTCCGAAGCCGTTTGATAACAGACTGATCACCAAAGTTTCCAGTGCTGTGGCAAAAGCAGCGATAGAAAGCGGTATTGCCGGTAAAACGATTCCTGATTTTGAAGAATACGAAAATCAGCTTCTTGACAGAATGGGAAGAGATGAAAAGCTGGTAAGAATGATGCAGAGCCGTGCAAGATCTAATCCAAAAAGAATCACTCTGGGCAATGCTGAAGAATATAATGTACTGAAAGCAGCACAGATCCTTTATGAAGAAGGGATTGCGTTCCCAAGCCTTCTGGGAGATAAAAAATACATCAAAGAGCAGATGGAGCGTTACGGGATGAATCTTGATATTCCTATTATCGATCCAAGCGATGATGACCAGAAAGAAAACAGAAAAAAATACAGAGAAACACTTTGGAAGCTTCGTCAGAGAAAAGGGATGAACGAGTACAAAGCGAAAAGATATGTTCGCCAGAGAGATTATTTTGGTCCGCTGATGCTGAGACATGGAGATACAGATGGTCTTATCGTAGGTTTCTCTAAAAATTATACTTCAGTGCTTCGTCCGGTTCTAGAAATCATTGAAAAAGATAAAGGAGTAGATAAAGTAGCGGCAATGATGATGATTCTGTCTGAAAAGAAACCTATTTTCTTTGCGGATACTTCTATCAATCAAAATCCTACTGCTGAAGATCTTGTAAATATTGCTAAAATGGCTGAAATAACAGTGAAGTCTTTTGCTATTGAGCCGAGAATTGCAATGCTTGGATTTGAAAACTTTGCGGCGATATCTGATACTTCTAAGAAGGTAGCTAAAGCAGTAAGTATTCTGCATGAGAAATTCCCTAAAATGGTAGTAGACGGTGAAATTCAGCCTGATTTTGCAATGAATGCCGATCATTTAAGTGATTATCCTTTCTCTAAACTAGGAACAACACCGGCCAATACTTTCATCTTCCCAAATTTAGAAAGTGCAAACTTATCTTATAAAATCATCAGAGGAATGAAAGTAGCCCAAGTTATCGGACCGATCCTTATGGGATTAAAACAGCCGGTACACGTACTTCAGATGCGTTCAAGCGTAGATGAGATCGTAAATTTAGCGACTGTTGCAGTTTTAGATGCTCAAAGAAGAGAAAGCAACAAGAAATAA
- the ruvA gene encoding Holliday junction branch migration protein RuvA, translated as MIFSLQGIVQELTPTYAVINVNGVGYYVGISLMTSQKLTLNHESFLFIQQIIREDAHLLFGFNTRLEKEMFNLLISVNGVGAISALILLSSLTLDEIASAVLSGNSALIQKAKGIGTKTAERIIVDLKDKVQKFNSSEENISTLVNNKIKEEALSALEVLGIPKKMSEKIADRIIKQNPEVSVEELVKQILKNI; from the coding sequence ATGATATTCTCTTTACAAGGCATTGTTCAAGAACTTACGCCTACCTATGCAGTAATTAACGTAAATGGAGTTGGTTACTATGTAGGTATCAGCTTGATGACTTCGCAAAAACTGACTTTAAATCATGAGTCTTTTCTTTTTATCCAGCAGATCATCCGTGAGGATGCCCATCTGCTTTTCGGTTTTAACACTCGTTTAGAAAAAGAAATGTTCAATTTGTTAATAAGTGTTAATGGAGTAGGAGCAATTTCAGCTCTTATTTTACTGTCATCTTTAACCCTGGATGAAATCGCTTCGGCAGTGCTTTCAGGCAACAGTGCATTGATCCAAAAAGCTAAAGGAATAGGGACTAAAACAGCAGAAAGAATTATTGTAGACTTAAAGGATAAGGTGCAAAAATTCAATAGCTCAGAAGAAAATATTTCTACCCTTGTAAATAATAAAATTAAGGAAGAAGCGTTATCAGCATTAGAAGTTTTAGGGATTCCTAAAAAGATGAGTGAGAAGATTGCTGACCGTATAATCAAGCAGAATCCCGAAGTCTCAGTTGAAGAACTGGTAAAACAAATTTTAAAAAACATTTAA
- the sprA gene encoding cell surface protein SprA: protein MSVSAFAQVRPDSSIIKKDYELADPTQYEAFYDIKTGMYYVYPKIGNTVTGPPTAMSPEEYKEFMLATQTRAYYKDKSDKYNLLFRKDKNDARRRGLLPSLTIRNKLFETIFGSNKIEIIPSGYASFDLAGLYQKIDNPLILPQNRKSFTFDIDQRIQLGLLGKVGENLQLKANYDTQSGFAFENRMNLVWQAKGSWKDLQSKGLGDVDKPSAGGEDKIIKRVEFGNVNMPLSTSLIRGSQSLFGVKTEFQLGKTYGTVVLSQQQGEARNIVVQGGGVLNNFKVNAIDYEENQHYFLGHYFLNNYDNSLLNYPQINSKINITRLEVWVLDQSNSNLAYQKTLVGVRDLGEGLSGLPDNSQNGLYQSISTTMGTPRDAGTNYANILNGQSFPNAAGTPEPYSEGEQFIFNKKARRLNANEYVFQPQLGYISLNQKLNDGQLLAVSYSYTVNGTNQVYKVGEFSEESPVLVTKVLRSNSKVTIASPMWDLMMKNIYPLDAGQVSPDGFILNVLFRDQQTGGKVNYVPNTAGENINLLKLLNWDRLNMNGDLQSNGGGSTGDGIFDFVNGITIRPETGRLIFTKVQPFGSYMASQVGNNPQYVFNDLYTQQKLTASSSNLAQRYTLEGRYKGTQGQGISLGAVNVPQGSVKVSANGVQLNEGVDYTVDYMLGTVTIINENVKQSGQAINISLENQLTFNTQRKRFLGLNLERRFSDNFILGGTVVNYSESPLTQKVNYGQEAVNNTMAGINLMYNNQLPFLTRLTDKIPLINTEAPSSLNFKMEAAYLLPGLNKGTNDQSYIDDFEQTTSKISLKEPGAWSLASKPEKNQSDPVFQGAGTSNDLTNGYGRGLMSWYNIDPRFWGVGGRAPAGITPQSVSNHASRRVQYSEIYNNRDFVAGEQTFTNTFDISYYPTEKGPYNVNPGVESTQQRWAGIMRPISVSNFVNSNIEYVEFWLMDPHADGNNLGTNPKLLLQLGNVSEDVLKDGFMQYENGLPLPSAPSTTTNSNWGIQPKQPPILYAFSSEGDDRTAQDLGYDGLSSEQEAVRFGNTFVNPVTNIADPAVDDFVFYMSDKFTGSQAASIIQRYKYFRNPEGNSKSNSLEVASQTPDAEDINKDYNLDQTEDYNEYVVSLDQGSLTLGQNNIVDVKTVQAQFQNGQTADVKWYLFRVPISKYNEAGAGGSHSAEVLNNVRFARLLLKGFDQTSTLRFGTMDLVRSDWRRYPKNIAKAGLDPATDEGTADVSPDNFEVGSVNIEENALNQPPYVLPPGIDRQVLSGNAGAQRQNEASLYMKASNLVSSEARGVFKNTSLDMRRYKKLKLFVHAEDPNNRDANIGRIDEKTKFFIRFGSDATDNYYEYESSLKLTPKTATAPLEIWPFENDVDLDIQTFVDAKIRRDKNFPNDIAKRIMDPSFDGGDTFKKIYIKGRPSLGNVTTIMLGIRNGGDRGAISIDRVLWINEIRLSEIDNDGGYAGNASLNFNLGDFATVNTNASYQSVGFGNIDSKPAERSQSTQSAFSINTAINVDKFLPEKSGVKIPLNYSYSQTIEDPKYNPLDTDVEFSKAANKAELKKVARTYTQQRSIGVVNMHKERMNANKKPKFYDVENISVTAVYNDDFFRDIYTKRNYRQYLRGYVDYNYTFKPWVIKPFNKMISDTAKSTKYLRWAKEFNFNPIPTRLSFRTEIDRNYNELEFRNIESILSGNAGADFAAIRNRNFYFGWQYGLGFNFTKSLKLEINSVTRTLNDNIDVNTMDNTAIFGNVFRAGRPVLYNHRVQLNYKLPFQYLPYLDFIDAEVGYGFTYNWNARSTVLSSFVNPDTNRPESLGSIGQNTNVIQVTATADIPKFFGQFKYFKNISAKLQKRRQEMDSLNNVYTKAWEKNRYQYKRYKFKNKLSVMQSAAFFLTSFKQLDVNYSENNGTVLPGLLSAPNWYGYGQTLGGPTIGFLLGSQADIRRIVMENGWVSGSSYMTDPYVRMSTKELRANLQIVPINDFRIDINALHNYNRNFSQTGFNYRDPNTNTINTNYTFANDLITYSNSVVLLKTSFKDGKAVYQSIRENARVISQQLGDISTINSDGFTDGYSISNAYVLIPAFRAAVEGKSPKQIGDAKKAGLPIPNWRVTYSGLKNIPIISGQFTKFDVLHGYTATYTATGIQSSIDYFNSLTTGNRLDVNKDYINPFTFSQVGYVESFSPLIGVDVTMRNNMQFGLQYNRNRMLILGLVNHTLTEDANTEYVVRVGYIIRNFRLGTNNVRGGRGKGSDLNIRGDFSLRDSRTSITNILLDDSQITGGQKLMNIKLSADYNVSENLNLRVFYEQMTSKYKISTAFPLSTIRAGLSATFTFGDSGGL, encoded by the coding sequence ATGTCAGTAAGTGCTTTTGCACAAGTACGCCCTGACAGCAGTATTATAAAGAAAGACTATGAACTGGCTGATCCTACCCAATACGAAGCCTTTTACGATATAAAAACCGGAATGTATTACGTATATCCTAAAATTGGAAATACGGTAACAGGGCCTCCTACAGCCATGTCCCCTGAAGAGTATAAAGAATTTATGCTTGCTACTCAGACAAGGGCCTATTATAAAGATAAATCAGATAAGTATAATTTACTTTTCAGAAAAGATAAAAATGACGCCAGAAGAAGAGGGCTGCTTCCTTCATTAACGATCCGGAACAAGCTTTTTGAAACCATATTTGGAAGTAATAAAATAGAAATTATTCCTTCAGGATATGCTTCTTTTGACCTTGCAGGGCTGTATCAGAAAATAGACAACCCGTTAATTCTGCCTCAGAATAGAAAGAGTTTTACTTTTGATATAGACCAGAGAATTCAATTAGGTTTGCTGGGAAAAGTAGGTGAAAATCTTCAACTAAAGGCCAATTATGATACCCAGAGCGGTTTTGCATTCGAAAATAGGATGAATTTGGTCTGGCAGGCAAAAGGAAGCTGGAAAGATCTTCAGTCTAAAGGATTGGGAGATGTTGATAAACCCAGTGCAGGAGGCGAAGATAAAATTATAAAAAGAGTGGAATTCGGTAACGTAAATATGCCGCTTTCTACCAGTTTAATCCGTGGTTCACAGTCTTTATTCGGGGTGAAAACTGAATTCCAATTAGGCAAGACCTATGGGACGGTTGTTCTTTCGCAGCAGCAGGGTGAAGCCCGTAATATTGTAGTGCAGGGAGGAGGTGTATTGAATAACTTTAAGGTCAATGCGATCGACTATGAAGAAAACCAGCATTACTTTTTAGGACATTACTTTTTAAATAATTACGATAATTCATTACTGAACTATCCTCAGATCAATTCTAAAATTAATATCACAAGATTAGAAGTATGGGTGCTGGATCAGAGCAACAGTAATTTAGCCTATCAAAAAACTCTTGTAGGGGTTAGAGATTTAGGAGAGGGGCTTTCGGGGCTTCCGGATAATTCACAGAATGGACTTTATCAAAGCATCTCAACAACAATGGGAACTCCTAGAGATGCAGGAACGAATTATGCCAATATTTTAAACGGCCAGTCTTTTCCAAATGCAGCAGGAACTCCTGAGCCTTATAGTGAAGGAGAGCAGTTTATTTTCAATAAAAAAGCAAGACGGTTAAACGCGAATGAATATGTATTCCAGCCACAGTTAGGATACATCTCATTGAACCAAAAACTAAATGACGGACAGCTTTTAGCAGTTTCGTATTCATATACCGTAAACGGGACAAACCAGGTATACAAAGTAGGGGAATTCTCTGAAGAAAGCCCGGTGCTGGTTACTAAAGTGTTGAGATCAAACTCTAAAGTAACAATAGCTTCGCCGATGTGGGATCTGATGATGAAGAATATCTATCCTCTGGATGCAGGACAGGTGAGTCCAGACGGATTTATTCTTAATGTATTATTCAGAGACCAGCAGACAGGGGGTAAAGTAAATTATGTACCGAATACTGCGGGAGAAAATATTAACTTATTGAAGTTACTGAACTGGGACCGTCTGAATATGAATGGTGACCTTCAGAGTAACGGAGGAGGTTCCACAGGGGATGGTATTTTTGACTTTGTAAACGGAATTACAATCAGGCCTGAAACCGGAAGATTGATCTTTACCAAGGTACAGCCTTTCGGAAGCTACATGGCCAGCCAGGTGGGAAATAATCCTCAATACGTATTTAACGACCTATATACCCAGCAGAAGTTAACGGCATCGTCAAGTAACTTAGCGCAGCGGTATACTTTAGAAGGACGTTATAAAGGAACACAGGGGCAGGGGATTTCTTTAGGAGCAGTGAATGTTCCTCAAGGATCGGTAAAGGTTTCAGCAAATGGTGTACAGCTGAACGAAGGAGTTGACTATACTGTTGACTATATGCTCGGGACAGTTACCATCATCAATGAAAATGTAAAACAGTCTGGACAGGCTATTAATATTTCATTAGAAAACCAATTGACATTTAATACCCAGAGAAAAAGATTCCTAGGATTAAATTTAGAAAGAAGATTCAGTGATAACTTTATTTTAGGAGGAACCGTTGTTAATTACTCTGAATCGCCGCTTACCCAAAAAGTAAACTATGGCCAGGAGGCAGTAAATAATACAATGGCTGGGATCAATTTGATGTACAACAACCAGCTTCCTTTCCTTACCAGACTTACAGATAAAATACCATTAATAAATACAGAAGCTCCTTCAAGCTTAAATTTCAAAATGGAAGCCGCTTATTTACTTCCAGGCTTGAATAAAGGAACAAACGACCAGTCTTATATCGATGATTTTGAACAGACCACTTCAAAAATATCTTTAAAAGAACCGGGAGCATGGAGCTTGGCATCTAAACCTGAAAAGAATCAATCAGATCCTGTCTTCCAGGGAGCCGGAACAAGCAATGATTTGACAAACGGGTATGGAAGGGGATTGATGTCGTGGTATAATATTGACCCTAGATTCTGGGGAGTGGGAGGAAGGGCGCCTGCCGGAATTACGCCGCAGTCTGTTTCTAACCATGCTTCAAGAAGAGTACAGTATTCTGAGATCTATAACAACAGAGATTTCGTTGCTGGAGAGCAGACGTTTACGAATACATTTGATATTTCATATTACCCTACAGAAAAAGGGCCTTACAACGTAAACCCAGGAGTAGAATCTACCCAGCAGAGGTGGGCTGGTATTATGAGACCGATCAGCGTTTCCAACTTTGTAAATTCTAATATTGAATATGTGGAATTTTGGTTAATGGATCCGCATGCAGACGGGAATAATTTAGGAACAAATCCCAAACTTTTATTACAATTAGGAAATGTATCTGAAGATGTTTTAAAAGATGGTTTCATGCAGTACGAAAACGGTCTTCCGCTTCCTTCCGCACCGTCTACTACAACAAACTCAAACTGGGGTATACAGCCGAAACAGCCGCCTATTTTGTATGCTTTCTCAAGCGAGGGAGATGACAGAACTGCACAGGATTTAGGATACGATGGTTTAAGTTCTGAGCAGGAAGCTGTACGATTTGGAAACACTTTTGTAAATCCTGTTACCAATATTGCTGACCCTGCCGTAGATGATTTCGTATTCTACATGTCTGATAAATTTACAGGAAGCCAGGCTGCTTCAATTATCCAGCGATATAAATATTTCAGAAACCCAGAAGGAAACTCGAAGAGCAACTCTCTAGAAGTTGCTTCACAAACTCCGGATGCGGAAGATATTAATAAAGATTATAACCTTGATCAGACAGAAGATTATAACGAATATGTTGTAAGCCTAGATCAGGGAAGCTTAACTTTAGGACAGAACAACATTGTTGATGTGAAAACTGTTCAGGCTCAATTCCAAAACGGGCAGACCGCTGATGTAAAATGGTATTTATTCAGAGTTCCTATTTCAAAATATAATGAAGCTGGAGCAGGAGGAAGCCACAGTGCTGAGGTTCTTAATAATGTGAGATTTGCAAGATTATTATTAAAAGGTTTTGACCAGACTTCTACCTTGAGATTCGGAACAATGGACTTAGTGAGATCAGACTGGAGAAGATATCCAAAAAATATTGCAAAAGCCGGATTAGATCCTGCAACAGATGAAGGAACTGCTGATGTATCTCCAGACAATTTCGAAGTTGGAAGTGTAAACATTGAAGAGAATGCCTTAAACCAGCCGCCGTATGTACTGCCTCCGGGAATTGACAGACAGGTGTTGAGCGGAAACGCTGGTGCTCAAAGACAAAATGAAGCTTCTCTATACATGAAGGCTTCTAACTTGGTGAGTTCTGAGGCAAGAGGTGTTTTCAAAAATACTTCACTGGATATGAGAAGATATAAAAAGCTTAAACTTTTTGTACACGCAGAAGATCCAAATAATAGAGATGCAAATATTGGAAGAATAGATGAAAAGACTAAATTCTTTATCCGTTTCGGAAGTGATGCTACTGATAACTATTACGAATATGAATCATCTTTAAAGCTTACTCCAAAAACAGCAACCGCTCCGTTGGAAATATGGCCTTTTGAAAATGATGTAGATTTAGATATACAGACTTTTGTTGATGCTAAAATCAGAAGAGATAAAAACTTCCCTAACGATATTGCTAAAAGAATAATGGATCCTTCTTTTGATGGAGGTGATACTTTTAAAAAGATTTATATCAAAGGACGTCCAAGTTTAGGAAATGTTACGACGATAATGCTTGGGATCAGGAATGGCGGAGACAGAGGAGCTATTTCAATAGACAGGGTGCTTTGGATTAATGAAATCCGTCTTTCAGAGATTGACAATGACGGCGGATATGCTGGAAATGCAAGTTTGAACTTCAACCTGGGAGATTTTGCTACTGTTAATACCAATGCTTCTTATCAATCGGTAGGTTTCGGAAATATAGATTCTAAACCCGCTGAAAGAAGCCAGTCTACACAGTCTGCATTCAGTATCAATACGGCGATCAACGTGGATAAGTTCCTTCCTGAAAAAAGCGGGGTAAAAATTCCGTTGAATTATTCTTACTCGCAGACGATTGAAGATCCGAAATACAATCCATTGGATACCGATGTTGAGTTTAGCAAAGCAGCGAACAAAGCAGAATTGAAGAAAGTTGCAAGAACATATACACAGCAGAGAAGTATTGGAGTTGTAAATATGCATAAAGAAAGAATGAACGCCAATAAAAAACCTAAGTTTTATGACGTGGAAAACATTTCTGTAACTGCGGTCTATAATGACGACTTCTTCAGAGATATCTATACCAAGAGAAATTACAGACAATATCTGAGAGGGTATGTGGACTATAACTATACTTTCAAGCCTTGGGTGATTAAGCCTTTCAATAAAATGATCAGCGATACAGCTAAGTCTACAAAATATTTAAGATGGGCGAAAGAATTTAATTTCAATCCAATTCCTACAAGATTATCTTTCAGAACAGAGATTGACAGGAATTACAATGAACTTGAATTTAGAAATATAGAATCGATACTAAGCGGAAACGCTGGGGCTGATTTTGCAGCGATTAGAAATAGAAACTTCTATTTTGGATGGCAGTACGGATTAGGATTCAACTTTACAAAATCATTAAAGCTGGAGATCAATTCAGTAACGAGAACCCTTAATGATAATATAGATGTAAATACAATGGACAATACTGCGATCTTTGGAAACGTATTCAGAGCAGGAAGACCAGTCTTGTATAACCACAGAGTACAGCTGAATTATAAACTGCCTTTCCAGTATCTTCCATATTTAGATTTTATCGACGCTGAGGTTGGATATGGATTTACATACAACTGGAATGCAAGAAGTACGGTGTTAAGCAGTTTTGTTAATCCTGATACAAACCGTCCCGAAAGTTTAGGTTCTATAGGACAAAATACAAATGTTATCCAGGTTACTGCTACGGCAGATATTCCAAAATTCTTCGGCCAGTTTAAATACTTCAAAAATATTTCTGCTAAGCTTCAAAAGAGAAGACAGGAAATGGATTCACTTAATAATGTATATACAAAGGCTTGGGAAAAGAACAGATATCAGTACAAACGTTATAAGTTCAAGAATAAACTGTCAGTAATGCAGAGTGCTGCCTTTTTCCTGACTTCATTCAAGCAGTTAGACGTTAATTATTCTGAAAATAACGGAACGGTACTTCCAGGATTATTATCTGCTCCTAACTGGTATGGTTACGGCCAGACTTTAGGAGGTCCTACTATCGGATTCTTATTAGGATCGCAGGCTGATATTAGAAGAATAGTAATGGAAAATGGATGGGTGAGCGGTTCCTCTTATATGACTGATCCATACGTACGAATGTCCACCAAAGAACTAAGAGCTAACTTGCAGATTGTACCGATCAATGACTTTAGAATTGATATTAATGCCCTGCATAATTATAACAGGAATTTTTCACAGACGGGCTTTAATTATAGAGATCCAAATACAAACACAATAAATACTAATTATACTTTTGCAAATGATCTGATAACTTATTCAAACTCTGTAGTACTTCTGAAAACTTCTTTCAAAGATGGAAAAGCAGTGTATCAATCCATCAGAGAAAATGCCAGAGTAATTTCGCAGCAGCTGGGAGATATATCGACTATTAATAGTGACGGCTTTACTGACGGATATAGCATTTCAAATGCTTATGTGCTGATCCCTGCATTTAGAGCGGCAGTAGAAGGAAAATCTCCAAAACAGATTGGGGATGCTAAAAAAGCAGGACTGCCGATACCAAACTGGAGAGTGACCTATTCCGGGTTGAAAAATATCCCGATCATTAGCGGCCAGTTTACGAAGTTTGATGTCTTGCATGGATATACAGCTACTTATACTGCCACTGGAATCCAGTCAAGTATTGATTATTTCAACAGTCTTACAACTGGGAATAGATTAGATGTTAATAAAGATTATATCAATCCATTTACATTCTCTCAGGTAGGCTATGTTGAATCTTTCTCACCGCTTATTGGTGTAGACGTTACGATGAGAAATAATATGCAGTTCGGATTACAGTATAACAGAAATAGAATGTTAATATTGGGATTAGTAAACCATACCCTTACTGAAGATGCAAATACAGAATATGTAGTAAGAGTAGGATACATCATCCGTAACTTCAGACTTGGGACGAACAATGTAAGAGGAGGCAGAGGAAAAGGAAGTGATCTTAACATTAGAGGAGATTTCTCCTTAAGAGACAGCAGAACAAGCATTACAAATATATTATTAGATGATTCGCAGATCACAGGCGGCCAGAAACTAATGAATATTAAATTATCTGCAGATTACAATGTGTCAGAAAATCTTAACTTAAGAGTATTCTATGAGCAGATGACTTCTAAGTATAAAATTTCTACGGCGTTCCCGCTTTCAACAATTAGAGCAGGTCTTTCAGCGACATTTACGTTTGGAGATTCGGGCGGTCTTTAA
- the gcvH gene encoding glycine cleavage system protein GcvH has product MNTPSELKYTKDHEWIKIEGNVATIGITDFAQGELGDIVYVDVDTVDDDLNGGDVFGSVEAVKTVSDLFLPIAGKVTEFNSGLEDQPELLNTDPYGNGWIIKLEIAEGTDLSELLSAEDYQAVIG; this is encoded by the coding sequence ATGAACACACCATCAGAATTAAAGTACACTAAAGATCACGAATGGATCAAGATCGAAGGTAACGTGGCTACAATTGGTATCACAGACTTCGCACAAGGAGAATTAGGAGATATCGTATACGTAGATGTAGATACTGTAGATGATGATCTTAATGGGGGAGATGTTTTCGGAAGTGTAGAAGCTGTAAAAACTGTTTCAGACTTATTCTTGCCTATCGCAGGAAAAGTGACTGAATTCAATTCAGGACTTGAAGACCAGCCTGAATTGTTAAATACAGATCCTTATGGAAACGGATGGATTATAAAATTAGAAATTGCTGAAGGAACAGATTTATCTGAATTACTTTCTGCTGAAGATTACCAAGCTGTCATTGGATAA
- a CDS encoding VanZ family protein has translation MPIYWAFLTYMLLKPGEENNEYWFMFDGIDKVLHLSIFAMLGFLFITAFPKIKFSYFFQIILIYAFLTEILQEEMHMGRSMEFFDIVADAVGCLIGYYTYKVLKKRFF, from the coding sequence TTGCCCATCTATTGGGCATTTCTTACTTATATGCTTTTAAAGCCAGGTGAAGAAAACAATGAATATTGGTTCATGTTCGACGGGATCGATAAAGTACTGCATCTAAGCATATTCGCAATGCTGGGTTTCTTATTTATTACAGCATTCCCAAAAATTAAATTCTCTTATTTTTTTCAAATTATCCTTATATATGCTTTCCTTACCGAAATACTACAGGAAGAAATGCACATGGGAAGATCTATGGAGTTCTTCGATATTGTTGCAGATGCTGTTGGATGTCTAATAGGATACTATACATATAAGGTACTTAAAAAACGTTTTTTTTAG